The window CGGTCAGGCGGCAATTTGTCCGTTCCGATGACGGACAAGGCATGATCCAGGCCCAAACTCTTGTCCGCATCGGCAGCCGGCCCCTTGTTGACATGCTTAATGATTTTCGCAAGCTTGCCCGGCAGGATATCCAGGTTCGGCTCCAGCTCCGTCCTGGTGATCCACGATTGCTTGATCTGTTCCCATACCTCCTGGTAGTACCGTCGCAGATAATCGTGCCGCCAGCCCAGAAGGCCTTTTTGACGAAAGAAAGTATCGCTGTAAGCCATTAAAAAATAGTAATCCATGGTCGGAAAAGTGCAAATACCGAAAAACTCAACAACGCCCGAATGGAACCATTCGCCGGGCAGCCATGTCCAGCCGCGGTTCAGCCATACCCAGGTGCCCATGTGGGCCGGCACCCAGCCCCAGGGTTCCTGGGGGACCAAAAACAGCTGGCCGTTGATGCGGACATACTCGGCATTGAAAAAGGGGCGCGCCGAATTGGCGAATCGCTCTTCGGCGGGTCTCCAGACATATCCGAAGAGCTCGTCATATACCCATTCGCCGACCAGCGAGGACCACTTCTCCGCCCAATCCCGCAAGGCGCTGTTCCCGAACTTCAATTTTGGCGGCACATGGCTTATCCCGAAATGAAGTTCCTTGAAATGACGGTCGACGTATTCGTTCCAGGCCACGAATTCCAGGTTTCTTTTTTCGCTGCTCGCGGCCAGGATATTGTCGGCAGCGATGACGTATGCCTGCCCCGACTTGACCTTGACCTTTTTGGGCGTCTTGCCGTCAGCCCCGTACAGGGCCTCGAATTTCCCCGCATCGGAAAAAAGGGCGGTACTGAGGTCGGCATTGAAACGGATGGTGGCCGCTGTCCTGCTTGCCAGCTTGACAGCCGCGTTCGGAGTGATGATCTGGAATATTTCCTGGTTGTACGTCTGGGGCAAGGTGTACAGCTGCCCCTGCAGCAGATGCAAGGTGGTGACTTTCCAGCGCGAAGTCAATGTCGGCGCCTGAACAGTAGTGATGCGCAGGCTGGTATTTTTATCCAGCCTGACTACCGTGCCGTTGTCAAACTGCAGCTCGCAGCGGCCGTTATTGCCGGTAACGATCGTATCGCCCGGCGCCAGGGGCACATTCACCACGGCTCTATCCTCGGTCTGATCGGAGCGGGTGATCGTCGCCTGATCCTCGACAAAAGATACATGGCCATAGATAGACACGCTTTCCGACGCCACGACCGGCAACGTAAGTGCCAGCAAAGCCACCCATGTAATAAATAGCAGAGAAATACGTCTTGCTTTCATGATTTTCTCCTTATTATACCTCAGTTCCAGCATTTACACTCCTGTTCCAAAACAAAACAAGCAAATTCAATGCCAGGATTCTTAGGGTTAAATGTACCGGAATCAGGACACATTGCCTTCAGCGATAGCAAAAACAGGACATGGCAAGTTGAAAATTGATAAAAAATAGCGGCCAATAACCTGATCTTTTCGCGAAAAAAGGAAAAAAAGCGCATTTATGGTAAAATAGTGCCAGAGCCCGGTCAAATGTGACCGCCAACTGGACTTGCAGCGAGGAGGAGAGAATGAAGATCAGCGCCAGGAATGTTTTCAAGGGAAAAGTGGCCGAAGTCAAACCAGGGAATGTCAACACCGAAGTGATCATCGACATTCCCGGCGGCATGCAGGTCGTTGCCATGATCTCCAAGGATGCGGCGGCCCTTCTCGGGCTCAAGAAAGGCAAAACCGCCTATGCCGTGATCAAAGCCTCCTCGGTCATGGTGGCGGTGGACTAGAAGGCCGCTGGTCTACGGTGTAGGGCAGACGGTAGACGGTAAGAGAAAGCACGAAATCTCTGTATTTGCAATTATTCGTATCAGTGCGGTTCACCGTATGCCGGAACCGTGTACCGTCTACCAAGCCGTTGACATAAAAAATATTTTAGATTACAATTCCCGCCTGACTCCGAGCCGAACGGGCTAAAGCGCAGCGAAAAGCCAAGCCCGCCGGCCGATAGAGCCTTATAACAAATTTTAAAATTTGTTAGCTTTTTAGAACAAATTTTGAATTTGCTATCCAAGGCTCTTATCCAGCTCTGCTGGGCCAGGGTATGACTGGAAACGGTCATGCCTTCCAACCTTGAAAAGGAGGTTTGATGAACAAATATTTTTTCCCCTGCCCAGACTTTGAGAGCAATAATTCCCTGAAAAAACTATGCCTGCAAGTCTTGTGTGTGCTGGCTATGTTCATG of the Candidatus Aminicenantes bacterium genome contains:
- a CDS encoding TOBE domain-containing protein, with the translated sequence MKISARNVFKGKVAEVKPGNVNTEVIIDIPGGMQVVAMISKDAAALLGLKKGKTAYAVIKASSVMVAVD
- a CDS encoding FecR family protein, whose translation is MKARRISLLFITWVALLALTLPVVASESVSIYGHVSFVEDQATITRSDQTEDRAVVNVPLAPGDTIVTGNNGRCELQFDNGTVVRLDKNTSLRITTVQAPTLTSRWKVTTLHLLQGQLYTLPQTYNQEIFQIITPNAAVKLASRTAATIRFNADLSTALFSDAGKFEALYGADGKTPKKVKVKSGQAYVIAADNILAASSEKRNLEFVAWNEYVDRHFKELHFGISHVPPKLKFGNSALRDWAEKWSSLVGEWVYDELFGYVWRPAEERFANSARPFFNAEYVRINGQLFLVPQEPWGWVPAHMGTWVWLNRGWTWLPGEWFHSGVVEFFGICTFPTMDYYFLMAYSDTFFRQKGLLGWRHDYLRRYYQEVWEQIKQSWITRTELEPNLDILPGKLAKIIKHVNKGPAADADKSLGLDHALSVIGTDKLPPDRGAKLPNAIPDAAGKARPVAELGARKENRHAGGSGAMLDWNPDRHWAEARGYSIRYSSPRNAVICPELNISSDRQSVLHQAGVERMVLPARVYVPENSAPAVSPGSNGDESVSRGRTKDDGSEKKDDPGE